From Streptomyces asiaticus, one genomic window encodes:
- a CDS encoding MFS transporter, whose translation MKTGDHIVQDLPWRWGVQGRIFIIGGLGYLFDAYDIALNGFLMPLLGDHFHLSLSQRGLVATANLVGMAVGAVAWGAIADRIGRKKAFSVTLLIFALFSVAGALAPNYGIFLALRFIAGVGLGGCIPVDYALVAEFSPTKYRGRVLTALDAWWPIGVTLCGLVSTAMLSLEGNWRWMLCVMSVPALLLFWVRRGVPESPVYLSRKGREVEARAVIDDLVARTGAPAEPYVIPAPVHESGGNGPRAALEQLRAVWKFSPRITSAAWLLFATVMLVYYAALSWLPSILKEEGLGDTAAFMSTTLMSAVGIVGVLTSTVLVDAVGRKWLIGVSAPVASLALVVFALVMRMPTGSVVAIGVFGFLMQLTIPAMYAYVSELYPTTLRASGFGWASSFSRVLTGFAPMLFGSVMWPLLGLPMTFGVLAVAVLGAVVWTAFAAPETKGRDLDEDDPTAVPAQASPEPAVGQPVR comes from the coding sequence GTGAAAACAGGCGACCACATCGTCCAGGACCTCCCATGGAGATGGGGAGTCCAGGGCAGGATCTTCATCATCGGCGGCCTCGGCTACCTCTTCGACGCCTATGACATCGCCCTCAACGGCTTTCTGATGCCGCTGTTGGGCGACCACTTCCACCTCTCACTCTCCCAGCGAGGTCTGGTGGCCACCGCCAATCTGGTCGGCATGGCCGTGGGCGCGGTGGCCTGGGGCGCGATCGCCGACCGCATCGGACGCAAGAAGGCCTTCAGCGTCACCCTGCTGATCTTCGCGCTGTTCTCGGTCGCCGGTGCCCTGGCCCCGAACTACGGGATCTTCCTCGCCCTGCGCTTCATCGCGGGTGTCGGACTGGGCGGCTGTATTCCCGTCGACTACGCCCTGGTGGCGGAGTTCTCCCCGACGAAGTACCGCGGACGCGTACTGACCGCGCTGGACGCCTGGTGGCCGATCGGCGTGACCCTGTGCGGTCTCGTCTCGACGGCCATGCTCTCCCTCGAAGGCAACTGGCGGTGGATGCTCTGCGTGATGAGCGTTCCGGCGCTGCTGCTGTTCTGGGTGCGAAGGGGTGTGCCGGAGTCGCCGGTCTACCTCAGCAGGAAGGGCAGGGAGGTCGAGGCGCGGGCCGTCATCGACGATCTGGTCGCCCGCACGGGTGCGCCTGCCGAGCCGTACGTCATACCCGCCCCGGTGCACGAGTCCGGGGGGAACGGTCCCCGCGCCGCGCTCGAACAGCTGCGCGCGGTCTGGAAGTTCAGCCCGCGTATCACCTCCGCCGCCTGGCTGCTGTTCGCCACCGTCATGCTGGTGTACTACGCGGCCCTGAGCTGGCTGCCGTCCATTCTCAAGGAGGAGGGCCTCGGCGACACGGCCGCCTTCATGAGCACCACGCTGATGAGCGCGGTCGGCATCGTCGGCGTCCTGACCTCCACGGTGCTGGTGGACGCGGTCGGCCGGAAGTGGCTCATAGGGGTCTCGGCCCCGGTCGCCTCGCTCGCACTGGTGGTGTTCGCGCTGGTGATGCGCATGCCGACGGGTTCCGTCGTGGCCATCGGCGTCTTCGGCTTCCTGATGCAGCTGACCATCCCCGCCATGTACGCCTACGTCTCCGAGCTGTACCCGACAACGCTGCGGGCCAGCGGCTTCGGCTGGGCGTCCTCGTTCAGCCGCGTGCTCACCGGCTTCGCCCCGATGCTGTTCGGCTCGGTGATGTGGCCGCTGCTGGGGTTGCCGATGACGTTCGGGGTACTGGCCGTGGCCGTCCTGGGGGCCGTCGTCTGGACGGCGTTCGCGGCGCCCGAGACCAAGGGACGCGACCTCGACGAGGACGATCCGACCGCGGTGCCCGCCCAGGCGTCCCCGGAGCCGGCCGTCGGTCAGCCGGTGCGCTGA
- a CDS encoding (2Fe-2S)-binding protein — protein MNDTTGLGDDVQLITLDVNGTSYEVITAPRRTLVDVLRHDLRLTGTHVGCEHGICGACTVLVDGLPVRACLMFAAQAEGARITTVESLADPGTGELSDLQRAFTAHHGLQCGFCTPGFLMLAQGFLAERPEATKEDIREVVAANLCRCTGYQTIVEAIDACATARRSQRAMGAEEESCN, from the coding sequence ATGAACGACACCACCGGCCTGGGCGACGACGTCCAGCTCATCACGCTCGACGTCAACGGCACGTCCTACGAGGTGATCACGGCACCGCGCCGCACCCTGGTGGATGTGCTCCGCCACGATCTGCGGCTGACCGGCACCCACGTCGGCTGCGAGCACGGGATCTGCGGAGCCTGCACCGTGCTCGTCGACGGGCTCCCGGTCCGGGCCTGTCTGATGTTCGCCGCCCAGGCGGAGGGTGCGCGGATCACCACCGTCGAATCCCTCGCCGACCCCGGCACCGGCGAGCTCAGCGATCTCCAGCGGGCCTTCACCGCCCACCACGGCCTACAGTGCGGCTTCTGCACCCCCGGCTTCCTGATGCTGGCCCAGGGCTTCCTCGCGGAGCGGCCGGAGGCGACCAAGGAGGACATCCGGGAGGTCGTCGCCGCGAACCTGTGCCGGTGCACCGGCTACCAGACCATCGTCGAGGCGATCGACGCCTGCGCGACCGCCCGGCGCTCCCAGCGGGCCATGGGCGCCGAGGAGGAATCATGCAACTGA
- a CDS encoding xanthine dehydrogenase family protein molybdopterin-binding subunit, with translation MTSAKDDRLVGRSVARREDPRLLSGRGRFVDDIELPGMLHAQFVRSTVAHGTITEIDLTRVRQVPGVVAAFTAADLELGDITAQLGRPLSEFVPTAMPVLARDRVRYVGEPVAVVVARDPYLAEDGLEAAKVTYAPLPPITCEEQALAPDAPRVHAEAAGNTLVDVGLFATEGIDEIFDQAPCVVHVDVRTGRQNALPLETRGAVAQWDAREEQLVLHACTQTPHQVRTVASRCLRLDERAVRVIVPDMGGGFGLKCVVGREEIAAAAAALRLGRPVKWIEDRKDALSASFLAREQHYTARAAFDADGRILGLDADVVCDMGAYSCYPFTAGIEPLMASAEMPGVYKVPAYRVRGRAITTNKAPTAPYRGVSRPQYVMAMERLMERAARELRLDPVEIRRRNVITDFPYTGVNNITYDPGSYLESLDLCERALREAGWYDRQAAATAEGRHIGIGYSCFSERTGYGSAAFAQRKMEVVPGFDLAEVRMDTSGAVTATTGTISHGQSHETTMAQIVADTLHLDIAKVKLHQGDTDRITYGWGTFASRSIAVGGSAVRLAAAKLGDKLRAIAAAEWGIPPEDTELDRGRVRRRDDPDVALSYERLADTAYLTSHLLPKDIDPGLTATAVFDVHNDGTFSNATHGVVVELHEGTGQVEILAYFCVEDCGVAVNPQVVEGQCRGGIAQGISGALFEQITYDAQGEPSATSFMDYKVPTAQEIPEVVIHHLETPCAFTATGAKGAGEGGTIGAPAAVLNAVNDALRPTGVELDNTPITPETVHRALTPRTPEQTP, from the coding sequence ATGACCTCCGCCAAGGACGACCGGCTGGTCGGCAGGTCGGTGGCGCGCCGCGAGGACCCCCGGCTGCTGTCCGGACGTGGCCGTTTCGTCGACGACATCGAGCTGCCCGGCATGCTGCACGCGCAGTTCGTCCGCAGCACGGTCGCCCATGGGACGATCACCGAGATCGATCTGACCCGGGTGCGTCAGGTCCCGGGCGTCGTCGCCGCGTTCACCGCAGCCGACCTGGAGCTGGGCGATATCACCGCGCAACTCGGCCGCCCGCTCTCGGAGTTCGTGCCGACCGCCATGCCCGTCCTCGCCCGCGACCGGGTCCGGTACGTCGGCGAGCCCGTCGCCGTGGTCGTCGCCCGCGACCCCTACCTCGCCGAGGACGGCCTGGAGGCCGCCAAGGTGACGTACGCGCCCCTGCCGCCCATCACCTGTGAGGAACAGGCCCTCGCCCCCGACGCTCCGCGGGTGCACGCGGAGGCCGCCGGGAACACCCTGGTCGACGTCGGCCTGTTCGCCACCGAGGGCATCGACGAGATCTTCGACCAGGCTCCCTGCGTGGTCCACGTCGATGTGCGAACCGGCCGCCAGAACGCCCTGCCGCTGGAGACGCGTGGCGCGGTGGCGCAGTGGGACGCCCGGGAGGAGCAGCTCGTCCTGCACGCCTGCACCCAGACCCCGCACCAGGTGCGGACCGTGGCCTCCCGCTGCCTGCGGCTGGACGAGCGCGCGGTGCGCGTGATCGTCCCGGACATGGGTGGCGGCTTCGGCCTCAAGTGCGTGGTCGGCCGCGAGGAGATCGCCGCCGCGGCGGCCGCACTGCGGCTCGGCCGGCCCGTCAAGTGGATCGAGGACCGCAAGGACGCCCTGTCCGCCTCGTTCCTCGCCCGGGAACAGCACTACACCGCACGCGCCGCCTTCGACGCCGACGGCCGGATCCTCGGTCTCGACGCGGACGTGGTGTGCGACATGGGTGCCTACTCCTGCTATCCGTTCACCGCCGGTATCGAGCCGCTGATGGCCTCCGCCGAGATGCCCGGCGTCTACAAGGTCCCGGCCTACCGGGTGCGCGGCCGGGCGATCACCACCAACAAGGCGCCCACCGCCCCCTACCGGGGTGTGAGCCGCCCGCAGTACGTCATGGCCATGGAGCGGCTCATGGAGCGCGCCGCCCGCGAACTGCGCCTGGACCCGGTGGAGATCCGGCGCCGCAACGTCATCACCGACTTCCCGTACACCGGCGTCAACAACATCACCTACGACCCCGGCTCCTATCTGGAATCGCTCGACCTGTGCGAGCGGGCCCTGCGCGAGGCGGGCTGGTACGACCGGCAGGCGGCGGCCACGGCCGAGGGGAGGCACATCGGGATCGGCTACAGCTGCTTCAGCGAGCGCACCGGCTACGGCTCCGCCGCCTTCGCCCAGCGCAAGATGGAGGTCGTGCCCGGGTTCGACCTCGCCGAGGTCCGCATGGACACCAGCGGCGCGGTCACCGCCACCACCGGCACCATCAGCCACGGGCAGAGCCATGAGACGACCATGGCGCAGATCGTCGCCGACACGCTCCACCTCGACATCGCCAAGGTCAAACTCCACCAGGGCGACACCGACCGCATCACCTACGGCTGGGGCACCTTCGCCAGCCGCTCGATCGCGGTCGGCGGCAGTGCCGTACGACTGGCGGCGGCCAAGCTCGGCGACAAGCTCCGCGCCATCGCCGCCGCCGAGTGGGGCATCCCCCCGGAGGACACCGAACTGGACCGGGGCCGGGTCCGCCGGCGTGACGACCCGGATGTCGCACTCAGCTACGAGCGCCTGGCCGACACCGCCTATCTCACATCGCATCTGCTGCCCAAGGACATCGACCCGGGCCTCACCGCCACCGCCGTCTTCGACGTCCACAACGACGGCACCTTCTCCAATGCCACCCACGGGGTGGTGGTGGAACTGCACGAGGGCACCGGGCAGGTGGAAATCCTCGCCTACTTCTGCGTCGAGGACTGCGGTGTCGCCGTCAATCCGCAGGTGGTGGAGGGGCAGTGCCGGGGCGGCATCGCCCAGGGCATCTCGGGGGCGCTCTTCGAGCAGATCACCTACGACGCCCAGGGCGAGCCGTCGGCCACCAGCTTCATGGACTACAAGGTGCCCACCGCCCAGGAGATCCCGGAGGTGGTGATCCACCATCTGGAGACCCCGTGCGCCTTCACCGCGACGGGCGCCAAGGGCGCCGGCGAGGGCGGCACCATCGGGGCCCCCGCCGCCGTACTCAACGCCGTCAACGACGCGCTGCGGCCCACCGGCGTCGAGCTGGACAACACGCCCATCACACCGGAGACGGTCCACCGTGCACTGACCCCCCGCACCCCGGAGCAGACACCATGA
- a CDS encoding isochorismatase family protein: MSGGLYGVTTNRTYRRAGFGAEVRRGSRPAIVVVDLTRGFTEDSYPSGADLSEVVAATTRLIEAARPVEVPVIFTAIAYTEAEASGDAVAWLRKAPGLRALVEGSDAVAIDPRLPMRPGHDQLVVKKGASAFFGTSLAATLTGLGRDTVVVCGATTSGCVRATVVDAVQSGFPVLVPRACVGDRAEGPAEAALFDIQAKYGDVVTLEDAVGYIGSVPAPAAPDAARRSHRRGDST; this comes from the coding sequence ATGAGCGGCGGACTGTACGGCGTCACCACCAACCGCACCTACCGGCGGGCCGGCTTCGGCGCCGAAGTGCGGCGCGGCAGCCGTCCGGCGATCGTCGTGGTGGACCTGACCCGGGGTTTCACCGAGGACTCGTACCCCTCGGGTGCCGACCTCTCCGAGGTCGTGGCCGCCACCACGCGCCTGATCGAGGCGGCCCGGCCGGTGGAGGTGCCAGTGATCTTCACCGCGATCGCATACACCGAGGCCGAGGCGTCCGGTGACGCGGTCGCCTGGCTGCGCAAGGCCCCCGGTCTGCGCGCCCTGGTCGAGGGCAGTGATGCCGTGGCCATCGACCCGCGGCTGCCCATGCGGCCGGGACACGATCAACTGGTGGTGAAGAAGGGGGCCTCGGCCTTCTTCGGCACGAGTCTCGCCGCCACCCTGACCGGTCTCGGCCGCGACACCGTCGTGGTGTGCGGCGCCACCACGAGCGGCTGTGTGCGGGCCACCGTGGTCGACGCCGTCCAGTCGGGCTTCCCGGTGCTGGTGCCCCGTGCCTGCGTGGGCGACCGGGCCGAGGGCCCGGCGGAGGCGGCGCTCTTCGACATCCAGGCCAAGTACGGCGACGTCGTCACCCTCGAGGACGCCGTCGGCTACATCGGCTCCGTTCCCGCCCCGGCGGCTCCTGACGCGGCCCGGCGTTCCCACCGACGAGGAGACAGCACATGA
- a CDS encoding helix-turn-helix transcriptional regulator encodes MGRMRADRLLSLLLLLQNRGRMTAPELAAELEVSVRTVYRDVEALSASGVPVYADRGPAGGFRLLDGYRTRLTGLTGDEADSLFLAGMPGPAAELGLGADLTTAQLKLRAALPAALGERSRRIQERFHLDAPGWFRDAEPVPHLAAAAEAVWERRVLRVHYRRWRGEVRRELCPLGLVLKGGIWYLVARVEDSVRSYRVSRILDAEVLAEVFERPAGFDLAASWAESSRRLEAMRFQGQAELLLSERGVKLLPMQFGAVGAEAVAAAGPPEDDGRRRVVLPVESLPVAVHDMLRLGTDAEVLGPPELRSAVARAVAELAHRYGAPDDTP; translated from the coding sequence ATGGGCCGCATGCGCGCCGACCGCCTTCTCTCACTCCTCCTGCTGCTCCAGAACCGGGGCCGGATGACCGCGCCCGAGCTCGCCGCCGAGCTGGAGGTCTCGGTGCGCACCGTCTACCGCGATGTGGAGGCGCTGAGCGCGTCCGGGGTGCCGGTCTACGCCGACCGGGGCCCGGCCGGGGGCTTTCGGCTGCTCGACGGCTACCGCACCCGGCTGACCGGGCTCACCGGCGACGAAGCCGACTCGCTCTTCCTCGCCGGGATGCCCGGCCCGGCCGCCGAGCTTGGCCTGGGCGCCGACCTCACCACGGCCCAGCTCAAGCTGCGGGCGGCGCTCCCGGCCGCGCTGGGGGAGCGGTCCCGGCGGATACAGGAGCGCTTCCACCTCGACGCGCCGGGCTGGTTCCGGGACGCCGAGCCGGTGCCCCATCTGGCGGCGGCCGCCGAGGCGGTATGGGAGCGGCGCGTCCTGCGGGTGCACTACCGCCGCTGGCGCGGCGAGGTACGACGCGAGCTGTGCCCGCTGGGCCTCGTCCTCAAGGGCGGCATCTGGTACCTGGTGGCGCGGGTCGAGGACTCCGTGCGCAGCTACCGGGTGTCGCGGATCCTCGACGCCGAGGTGCTGGCGGAGGTCTTCGAGCGGCCCGCCGGATTCGACCTCGCCGCCTCCTGGGCGGAGTCGTCCCGCCGGCTGGAGGCCATGCGCTTCCAGGGCCAGGCCGAGCTCCTGCTCTCCGAGCGCGGGGTGAAGCTGCTCCCGATGCAGTTCGGGGCGGTGGGCGCGGAGGCGGTGGCCGCGGCGGGCCCGCCCGAGGACGACGGGCGACGGCGTGTCGTCCTCCCCGTGGAGTCGCTGCCGGTCGCGGTCCACGACATGCTGCGGCTGGGCACCGACGCCGAGGTGCTGGGCCCGCCCGAGCTGCGGTCGGCCGTCGCCCGCGCCGTCGCCGAACTGGCCCACCGCTACGGCGCGCCGGACGACACTCCTTGA
- a CDS encoding SRPBCC family protein, translating into MQLINTVSVQAAPDAVFALLEDVQRVASCMPGAALEGRDGDAWRGTVKIKVGPITAAYAGTVRFLEVDAEKRRLRVHASGADTHGSGDAEAEVSLEVVPAEGGAQLNLSTDLVIRGKIAQFGKGAIGAVSDRILQQFAQNLGGLLLRQDGAEASPVSGAVPAASAPAAGTPAEAPGELNGMVLIAGPLLKKYGPVAGAFLLGFVPGWLLGRRR; encoded by the coding sequence ATGCAACTGATCAACACCGTCTCCGTCCAGGCCGCGCCCGACGCGGTGTTCGCGCTGCTCGAAGACGTCCAAAGAGTGGCGTCCTGTATGCCCGGCGCCGCTCTCGAAGGCCGTGACGGCGATGCCTGGCGCGGCACGGTCAAGATCAAGGTGGGCCCGATCACGGCCGCCTACGCCGGCACCGTGCGCTTCCTGGAGGTCGACGCGGAAAAGCGGAGGCTGCGTGTCCACGCCAGCGGCGCCGACACCCACGGCAGCGGCGACGCCGAGGCCGAGGTCTCCCTGGAGGTCGTCCCGGCCGAGGGCGGCGCCCAGCTGAACCTCTCCACCGACCTGGTGATCCGGGGCAAGATCGCCCAGTTCGGCAAGGGAGCCATCGGGGCGGTGTCCGACAGGATCCTCCAGCAGTTCGCCCAGAACCTCGGCGGCCTGCTCCTGCGGCAGGACGGCGCGGAGGCGTCCCCCGTCTCCGGCGCGGTGCCCGCCGCGTCCGCTCCCGCGGCCGGCACACCCGCCGAAGCGCCCGGTGAGCTCAACGGAATGGTGCTGATCGCGGGCCCGCTGCTGAAGAAGTACGGCCCGGTCGCGGGCGCGTTCCTGCTCGGGTTCGTGCCGGGCTGGCTGCTGGGGAGGCGCCGATGA
- a CDS encoding MarR family winged helix-turn-helix transcriptional regulator: MTDPTPPAPTGPEAPTALTAAPGYQVRRLYQAYLAVWAREVDPVLTGPQFAVLQTVEAHPGQDQRSMAAAVALDTSTMADVARRLENRGLLARKTAAADGRRKLLYLTDAGKEALQEANHRARRLDKILLESFDEAERERFVVKLKELADRWEELGEAA, from the coding sequence ATGACCGATCCCACCCCGCCCGCCCCAACCGGGCCGGAGGCCCCCACTGCCCTGACGGCCGCGCCCGGCTATCAGGTCCGCCGTCTCTACCAGGCGTATCTCGCCGTGTGGGCACGGGAGGTGGACCCAGTCCTCACCGGCCCCCAGTTCGCGGTGTTGCAGACAGTGGAGGCCCATCCCGGCCAGGACCAGCGTTCCATGGCTGCCGCCGTCGCCCTGGACACCTCCACCATGGCCGATGTGGCTCGCCGGCTGGAGAACCGTGGGCTGCTCGCCCGGAAAACCGCGGCCGCCGACGGCCGTCGCAAACTGCTCTACCTGACCGACGCGGGCAAAGAGGCCCTTCAGGAGGCGAACCACCGGGCGCGCAGGCTCGACAAGATCCTCCTGGAGTCCTTCGACGAGGCGGAACGCGAACGGTTCGTCGTCAAGCTGAAGGAGCTCGCCGACCGCTGGGAGGAGCTGGGGGAGGCGGCATAG
- a CDS encoding FAD binding domain-containing protein — MKPAPFQYHRARDVEGATALLAELSDEAKVIAGGQSLVAMMNFRLARPGHLVDIAGLRELDHLGVGADGGLHIGALTTHHTVETASADRLGAGFEVIREAMRWIGHLPIRTRGTVGGSIAHADSTAEWCLLAVLLDAEFVAHGPRGRRRIPAGEFFFGYYTTALEPDEILVEIVFPSPAPHAALTEFAERRGDFAIVSAAVDLATEGEDVLGGRVALGGVAAMPVRVPEAEAVLAAGGSFRDCAEAAASAVDPPSDANGTGDYRKHLIRNLIERACEEAMSR, encoded by the coding sequence ATGAAGCCCGCTCCCTTCCAGTACCACCGGGCGCGCGATGTCGAGGGCGCCACGGCACTCCTGGCCGAACTGTCCGACGAGGCCAAGGTCATCGCCGGCGGCCAGAGCCTGGTCGCGATGATGAACTTCCGGCTGGCCCGCCCGGGGCATCTGGTCGACATCGCCGGCCTGCGCGAACTCGACCATCTCGGAGTCGGGGCCGACGGCGGGCTGCACATTGGGGCGCTCACCACCCATCACACGGTGGAGACCGCGTCCGCGGACCGGCTCGGGGCGGGTTTCGAGGTCATCCGCGAGGCCATGCGGTGGATCGGCCATCTGCCGATCCGGACCCGCGGCACCGTGGGCGGCAGTATCGCGCACGCCGATTCGACCGCCGAGTGGTGTCTGCTGGCCGTACTGCTCGACGCCGAGTTCGTCGCCCACGGCCCGCGCGGGCGGCGGCGCATCCCGGCCGGTGAGTTCTTCTTCGGTTACTACACCACCGCCCTGGAGCCCGACGAGATCCTCGTGGAGATCGTCTTCCCCAGCCCCGCGCCGCACGCGGCGCTCACCGAGTTCGCCGAGCGTCGCGGGGACTTCGCCATCGTCTCCGCCGCGGTCGATCTGGCCACCGAGGGCGAGGACGTCCTCGGCGGCCGGGTGGCGCTGGGCGGTGTCGCCGCGATGCCGGTACGGGTGCCCGAGGCGGAGGCCGTGCTGGCGGCCGGCGGCTCGTTCCGGGACTGCGCGGAGGCGGCGGCCTCCGCCGTGGATCCACCGAGTGACGCAAACGGCACCGGCGACTACCGCAAGCACCTCATCCGCAATCTGATCGAGCGAGCCTGTGAGGAGGCGATGTCACGATGA
- a CDS encoding alpha/beta fold hydrolase, protein MTRRSVQQSALADLADVPATSRWARSGEVRLHALDYGGDLPPLVVLPGITSPAVTMDFVARELTDLVRPVVLDVRGRGLSDEGDGYGLAEYAEDTEALITQLGLDRPLLLGHSMGARIAAAVAVRAKVPLRGTVLADPPLSGPDRGPYPTTREVFLRQLSEARRGTDADEVAASWPTWPRREQELRARWLSSCAEEAIVATHHGFEYEDFFDWWPRVPGPAHLLYGADSPVVTAEGAREAAESNPTAPLHKIPGAGHMIFWDAPAIATAALRDALRTVLSPAA, encoded by the coding sequence ATGACACGGCGTTCGGTCCAGCAGAGCGCGCTCGCCGATCTGGCCGATGTGCCGGCCACGAGCCGGTGGGCGCGCTCCGGAGAGGTACGGCTGCACGCCCTCGACTACGGCGGCGACCTGCCGCCGCTGGTCGTCCTGCCCGGTATCACCAGTCCCGCGGTCACCATGGACTTCGTGGCACGCGAACTGACCGACCTGGTCAGGCCGGTGGTGCTGGACGTACGCGGCCGGGGACTTTCGGACGAGGGCGACGGCTACGGGCTGGCGGAGTACGCCGAGGACACCGAAGCCCTCATCACCCAGCTCGGCCTCGACCGTCCGCTGCTCCTCGGCCACTCGATGGGCGCGCGGATCGCGGCGGCCGTCGCGGTGCGCGCCAAGGTGCCCCTGCGCGGCACCGTGCTGGCCGATCCGCCGCTGAGCGGCCCGGATCGCGGCCCCTACCCCACCACCCGGGAGGTGTTCCTGCGGCAACTCTCCGAAGCCAGGCGCGGTACGGACGCCGACGAGGTGGCCGCCTCCTGGCCCACCTGGCCGCGGCGCGAACAGGAACTGCGGGCCCGCTGGCTGTCCAGTTGCGCCGAGGAGGCCATCGTGGCCACGCACCACGGCTTCGAGTACGAGGACTTCTTCGACTGGTGGCCCCGGGTGCCCGGACCGGCCCACCTGCTCTACGGGGCCGACAGCCCCGTCGTGACGGCGGAAGGAGCGCGGGAGGCCGCCGAGAGCAATCCGACCGCACCGCTGCACAAGATCCCCGGCGCCGGCCACATGATCTTCTGGGACGCCCCGGCGATCGCCACCGCGGCGCTCCGCGACGCGCTCCGGACCGTTCTCTCCCCGGCCGCCTGA
- a CDS encoding maleate cis-trans isomerase family protein, whose amino-acid sequence MADHHIGLIVPSSNLTMETELPRMLDARASIAPDDRFVFHTSRMRMKHVTPDELRNMNAQTERAALELADARPDVVATACLVAIMAQGPGHHCVAEADITSALRSEGSLAPVVSSAGALLSGVEALGARRVAIITPYMKELTAKVADYIEDAGIEVVDALSLEVPDNLAVARLDPADLRDHWRRLNLGRADALVLSACVQMPSLASIQPVEDEAGLPVLSAATSTAFRILTELGLPPVVPGAGSLLGGRVSGPAGSGAGVRPRCPSASTVRA is encoded by the coding sequence ATGGCAGACCATCACATCGGGCTGATCGTGCCCAGCTCCAACCTGACGATGGAGACCGAACTCCCCCGGATGCTCGACGCGCGGGCGTCCATCGCGCCCGACGACCGCTTCGTCTTCCACACCAGCCGGATGCGGATGAAGCACGTCACCCCCGACGAGCTGCGCAATATGAACGCGCAGACCGAGCGGGCCGCCCTCGAACTGGCCGACGCGCGGCCCGACGTCGTCGCCACCGCCTGCCTGGTCGCCATCATGGCGCAGGGGCCGGGCCACCACTGTGTGGCGGAGGCCGACATCACCTCCGCACTGCGGTCCGAGGGCTCCCTGGCGCCCGTGGTCTCCAGCGCCGGCGCCCTGCTCAGCGGCGTCGAGGCGCTCGGCGCCCGCCGAGTCGCGATCATCACGCCGTATATGAAGGAGCTCACCGCCAAGGTGGCCGACTACATCGAGGACGCCGGGATCGAGGTCGTCGACGCGCTCAGCCTCGAAGTTCCGGACAACCTGGCGGTGGCCCGTCTGGACCCCGCCGATCTACGTGACCACTGGCGCCGCCTGAACCTGGGCAGGGCCGACGCGCTGGTGCTGTCGGCCTGTGTGCAGATGCCGTCGCTGGCGTCGATCCAGCCCGTCGAGGACGAGGCGGGGCTGCCCGTACTGTCGGCGGCCACCTCCACCGCGTTCCGCATTCTGACGGAGCTCGGGCTGCCGCCCGTCGTGCCCGGCGCCGGGAGCCTGCTCGGCGGCCGGGTCTCCGGCCCTGCCGGGAGCGGCGCCGGCGTCCGCCCCCGATGTCCCTCGGCGTCAACCGTGCGTGCTTAA